In a single window of the Raphanus sativus cultivar WK10039 chromosome 9, ASM80110v3, whole genome shotgun sequence genome:
- the LOC130499496 gene encoding uncharacterized protein LOC130499496, with protein MEHLAVHLPYEALLRGPVHYGWMYQYERAIKYLKGKAKNLAKVEGSIIAGSLTEETSHFTSYYFASKVRTRKRAPRRYDDGGVAPTYAVAGVPYIFSQIGRLGGKSKEVWWSSEEDAHSAHTYILLNCEDPLIRYFERYNKFEPFILASQADQVSYLPYPRMRESGINWLSVIKVTPRGRIISGEEPPLQEEQINEVEEPEQQIDDILLIDPHNHEYEDLTDDGTDEAVEDEFNENDDVSSDDENVSD; from the exons atggagcatctagctgtccaccttccatatgaggcattgcttcgtggacctgtacattacggatggatgtatcagtatgagcgagccataaaatatttgaagggaaaagcaaagaaccttgccaaggttgaaggttctataattgctggaagtttgacggaagaaacttctcacttcacatcgtactactttgcatcaaaagtacgtactcggaaaagagctccaaggagatatgatgatggtggtgtcgcgccaacatacgcagttgctggtgttccatacatctttagccagattgggcgactgggtgggaaatcaaaagaggtttggtggtcgagtgaagaagacgctcatagtgcacacacctatattctacttaattgtgaggatccattgattcgttattttgaaag gtacaacaaattcgagcctttcatcttagcttcacaagcagatcaagttagctaccttccataccctcggatgagagaatcgggaataaattggttatccgtgatcaaagttacacctcgaggacgaatcattagtggagaagaaccaccattgcaagaagaacagataaatgaagtcgaggaacctgaacaacaaattgatgacattcttctcattgatccgcataatcatgagtatgaagatcttaccgacgatggcacagacgaagctgttgaagacgagtttaatgaaaatgatgatgtttctagtgatgacgaaaatgtatccgattga